Proteins from a genomic interval of Methanofollis formosanus:
- a CDS encoding DUF432 domain-containing protein produces MYGTHDLPFHYETDGFSLDFEHESGRYLYRRELNGSRKEHLLLSSGGRVIVNPVEPLNLPKSICHALLVEFDPLSIEPGARSTVYLTFPVEIGVFVAGRGNLEVLDIFSWNAPKYTLYGASDGGTIARYWKSPTYAAPPDLDPLREGLLALTISNTTRDWVELSRVVLESIGMKIYYDDALVSMQARMRLVSTMVAETSFRDRPFEEGQKKALELYLGRVLAGVERSRFLMDQGL; encoded by the coding sequence GTGTACGGCACCCACGACCTCCCCTTCCACTACGAGACCGACGGCTTCTCTCTCGATTTCGAGCACGAGAGTGGGAGATATCTCTACCGGCGGGAGTTGAACGGCAGCAGAAAGGAGCATCTCCTCCTCTCCTCGGGCGGCCGCGTCATCGTCAACCCGGTCGAACCGCTCAACCTCCCCAAGAGCATCTGCCACGCCCTTCTTGTGGAGTTCGACCCCCTCTCCATCGAACCGGGTGCGAGGTCGACGGTCTACCTCACCTTCCCCGTCGAGATCGGGGTCTTTGTCGCGGGCCGGGGGAACCTCGAGGTGCTGGACATCTTCTCCTGGAACGCGCCCAAGTACACGCTGTACGGTGCGTCGGACGGCGGGACGATCGCGAGGTACTGGAAGAGCCCGACCTATGCCGCACCCCCCGACCTCGACCCCCTCAGGGAAGGGCTGCTCGCCCTGACCATCAGCAACACCACCAGGGACTGGGTCGAACTCTCCAGGGTGGTGCTCGAGAGTATCGGCATGAAGATCTACTACGACGATGCGCTGGTCTCGATGCAGGCGCGGATGCGGCTGGTCAGTACGATGGTGGCCGAGACCTCGTTCCGGGACCGCCCGTTTGAAGAAGGACAGAAAAAGGCGCTTGAACTCTATCTGGGCCGGGTGCTCGCCGGCGTGGAGCGCTCGCGGTTCCTGATGGACCAGGGGTTATAA
- a CDS encoding mechanosensitive ion channel family protein, translating into MAESDLDFSFLEGIDWWHLLTILVLIVGAAFIAKLLTIYLKKSLTDKIKRSQLDLLIKVVNYSVLVLAALMLLPIFEVELGGLLVAGGFLSIVIGIASQSVLGNLISGVFLIVERPISIGDNISIGDVAGDVADLNIFSTIVKTYDGVYVRIPNETVFTSAITNYVAHAARRFSYVVGIPYDADAGRAIEIIRAVIDEHPFALKNPEPSVYVDELADNSVNIKVKIWAPASEWWGVYTDLLWKIKAELERNGIEIPFPQRVVWFQNELALRKGLRVGEAATPVPAPEPTFPETGADSAAPPDPDAEGDEGR; encoded by the coding sequence ATGGCGGAATCCGATCTCGACTTCTCGTTCCTGGAGGGCATCGACTGGTGGCATCTCCTCACCATCCTGGTCCTCATTGTGGGGGCGGCCTTCATCGCCAAACTCCTGACCATCTATCTCAAGAAGTCGCTCACCGACAAGATCAAGCGCAGCCAGCTCGATCTCCTCATCAAGGTCGTCAACTACTCGGTGCTGGTCCTGGCCGCCCTGATGCTCCTCCCGATCTTCGAGGTCGAACTGGGCGGGCTGCTGGTGGCCGGCGGGTTCCTCTCGATCGTCATCGGTATCGCCAGCCAGAGCGTGCTCGGCAACCTGATCTCAGGGGTCTTCCTCATCGTCGAGCGGCCGATCTCCATCGGGGACAACATCAGTATCGGGGATGTGGCCGGCGACGTCGCCGACCTCAACATCTTCTCGACGATCGTCAAGACTTACGATGGGGTCTATGTGCGGATTCCGAATGAAACGGTTTTCACATCTGCGATCACAAACTATGTCGCCCATGCGGCGAGACGGTTCAGTTATGTCGTCGGCATCCCGTACGACGCCGATGCAGGGCGGGCGATCGAGATCATCAGGGCGGTGATTGATGAGCACCCCTTCGCCCTCAAGAACCCGGAACCGTCGGTTTATGTCGACGAACTCGCCGACAACTCGGTGAATATCAAGGTGAAGATCTGGGCGCCGGCAAGCGAGTGGTGGGGTGTGTACACCGATCTTCTCTGGAAGATCAAGGCTGAACTCGAACGGAACGGGATCGAGATACCCTTCCCGCAGCGGGTGGTCTGGTTCCAGAACGAACTCGCGCTTCGGAAGGGGCTGCGGGTCGGCGAGGCGGCCACCCCGGTTCCGGCCCCGGAGCCCACGTTCCCGGAGACCGGTGCCGACAGTGCGGCGCCCCCGGATCCTGACGCCGAGGGGGATGAAGGAAGGTAG
- a CDS encoding HEAT repeat domain-containing protein — translation MDAEITSLIEALSSQNIDERHAAEERLAAMGEEAVLPLIEVLTGGEESTCWYAARVLARIGEPAIKPLLITMVIEEDPGFRRYAAAALGSMGEVAVAPLIEAFATEDKALRGFVSMALCRIGTPALAPLRRLMKEGDEVQRMCASLTLWKMGEEGIGDLVEGLSDEKSS, via the coding sequence ATGGATGCAGAGATTACCAGCCTGATTGAGGCACTGTCAAGCCAGAATATCGACGAACGCCATGCGGCCGAGGAACGGCTGGCGGCGATGGGGGAGGAAGCGGTTCTCCCGCTCATCGAGGTCCTGACCGGAGGAGAGGAGAGCACCTGCTGGTATGCCGCCCGGGTTCTGGCGCGGATCGGGGAACCGGCGATCAAGCCCCTGCTGATCACGATGGTCATCGAGGAAGATCCCGGGTTCAGGCGGTATGCGGCGGCGGCCCTGGGCTCGATGGGAGAGGTGGCGGTGGCACCGCTCATCGAGGCCTTCGCCACCGAGGACAAGGCGCTCCGCGGTTTTGTCTCCATGGCCCTCTGCCGGATCGGAACGCCGGCCCTTGCTCCGCTCAGGCGTCTCATGAAGGAAGGCGACGAGGTGCAGCGGATGTGCGCCTCCCTTACGCTCTGGAAGATGGGCGAGGAGGGGATCGGCGACCTGGTCGAGGGGCTGAGCGACGAGAAGTCGTCCTGA
- a CDS encoding HEAT repeat domain-containing protein, which yields MADVLRAVVVAALLVEIALLLFLLTGGALSVPFVLVAMLAGAALFGAAFLLLRRRPGEDPYRDLGSGDPRVRYLAATALGESGDAEAVGPLKEALTDPDEGVRWAALEALGKIGTPALPVLTGLLGAEDVDLRWGAAVALGEVGDAAAVGPLGEALGDPDRYVRTRAALALAAIGAASCDVLAGAAGSSDAGTRWAAALALGRIPSPACVPALRSLLADPNSEVRWKAAEALGAIGSDEAVAALVPLLADPDPEVKAGAVAALAGIGADAAAPVVEGLKVRDRWFGAVDVLREMGKAVAGPALRAALGRKSPWVRIGAAMVLAEEGEQAGVDVLFAALDDPDPDIRDAARQTLSAGLRREGAGEG from the coding sequence ATGGCGGACGTGCTCAGGGCGGTCGTTGTCGCCGCGCTTCTCGTCGAGATCGCACTCCTGCTGTTCCTTCTGACCGGAGGTGCGCTCTCGGTTCCGTTTGTTCTCGTCGCCATGCTCGCCGGAGCGGCGCTCTTCGGCGCCGCCTTCCTCCTCCTCAGGCGTCGGCCCGGCGAGGATCCGTACCGCGATCTCGGGAGCGGCGACCCGAGGGTGCGCTACCTGGCGGCGACGGCCCTCGGGGAGTCGGGCGACGCGGAGGCCGTCGGGCCCCTGAAAGAAGCCCTCACCGACCCGGACGAAGGGGTGCGGTGGGCGGCGCTGGAGGCCCTCGGGAAGATCGGCACCCCGGCCCTCCCGGTGCTGACCGGTCTGCTCGGCGCGGAGGACGTCGACCTGCGGTGGGGGGCGGCGGTGGCCCTCGGGGAGGTCGGCGACGCGGCGGCTGTCGGGCCGCTGGGTGAGGCCCTCGGCGATCCCGACCGGTACGTGCGGACGCGAGCGGCCCTCGCCCTTGCGGCGATCGGGGCGGCCTCCTGCGACGTCCTCGCCGGCGCGGCCGGGTCGTCCGACGCGGGTACCAGGTGGGCCGCGGCCCTGGCCCTCGGTCGGATCCCTTCGCCCGCGTGCGTCCCCGCGCTCCGTTCCCTCCTTGCCGATCCGAACTCCGAGGTGCGGTGGAAGGCGGCCGAGGCCCTGGGGGCGATCGGGAGCGACGAGGCGGTCGCCGCCCTGGTCCCGCTCCTCGCCGACCCCGACCCAGAGGTGAAGGCCGGGGCCGTCGCCGCCCTCGCCGGGATCGGTGCCGATGCGGCGGCGCCGGTGGTCGAGGGCTTGAAGGTGCGGGACCGGTGGTTCGGTGCGGTGGACGTGCTCAGGGAGATGGGGAAGGCCGTCGCCGGTCCGGCACTCCGTGCCGCCCTCGGCCGCAAAAGCCCCTGGGTGCGGATCGGGGCGGCGATGGTCCTCGCCGAGGAAGGCGAGCAGGCCGGGGTCGACGTCCTCTTCGCCGCCCTCGACGATCCCGACCCCGACATCCGCGACGCCGCCAGGCAGACCCTCTCGGCGGGGCTCAGGCGGGAGGGTGCCGGGGAGGGGTGA
- a CDS encoding DNA-directed DNA polymerase II large subunit: MVAVSPSMAGYFKLLEQNLNAVLKVAEAARARGYDPRMKIEIPLANDLGDRVEALLGIEGVAARIRELEKQMSREEVSLKIGDDFAAKMFGEETREEIVDHAIRTSMGLLTEGVVAAPTEGIAKVGFGKNDDGTEYLKVYYAGPIRSAGGTAQALSVLVADYVRQQIGIDRYKPRTEEVERYVEELKQYNGIQSMQYMPSDDEIRLIIRNCPVCIDGEPTEREEVSGYRNLERVETNTVRGGMCLVVAEGLALKAPKVMKNVRKMKMEGWDWLQQIIDGASSSSDDEEEEEPGVHPKDKYIRDLIGGRPVFSYPMRTGGFRLRYGRSRNTGFAAAGFNPATLHILGDYLAVGTQMKTERPGKAAGVVPVDSIEGPTVRLKSGAVRRVDDTEEAIRIVPQIEKILDVGEILISYGEFLENNHPLIPPTYCEEWWLLEGGPRHPESELEAIEFALEGAPLHPAYTWFWDDLAPDRIRWLAGYVAAHGRVAGGALRIEDGPELRDVLDVLLIPRTVEDGEVVLKTFLAFLACLGLTLTLEKRLVWEDAPDGPSLDLVSHLSGFAVRSRGGIRIGGRMGRPGKSKPREMKPAPHVLFPVGEAGGARRSVQAASSYRPRSNRDGGTIHAEVGERRCTACRRVTFKNRCPVCGGHTEAVWRCPKCNREAEGRICPACEGKTVCLEETDLPIKEEYDEALKALQMNHNAVQLVKGVKGMISAERTVEPIEKGILRALHGLYVFKDGTTRYDMIDLPVTHFRPQEVGASVEQLRAIGYTHDYDGVELTGPDQVLELRCQDIMVSELCGEWLLRVSRFVDDLLERFYGLPRFYNAEKPADLIGQMLIGLAPHTSAGVLCRLIGFTKAQVGYAHPFFHAAKRRNCFQGDTLIRVMEGGHWREVPVSQFVLENFDLGRPGLDQAGTHWSEPRRRATVLAVDSQGNVRPRRVTAVSVHRAPDHLIRFETARGRALEVTPDHTMLVWDLCYLRKIMAMEVKVGDRVPVMEGGGVVSDTVTGVDYLRCPDEAVYCLTVAEDHTLAANGIFCGQCDGDEDCVMLLLDGLINFSRSFLPETRGGSMDAPLVLTSRLDPKEVDKESLNVDVVDHYPLELYEAALAFAPAKDLEKVIDHVDLRVGTPAQYEGFRFTHDTADISAGPLESTYTMLGSMLDKMQAELDLAEMIRAVDQDDVAERVLNTHFIRDLMGNLRAFASQTVRCTKCGQKYRRMPLSGRCTKCGGKILQTVHEASVKKYLTMSRNLCEQYAVSEYTKQRVEVLDMAILSTFGEEKEKQLGLADFM, encoded by the coding sequence ATGGTAGCGGTCTCGCCGTCGATGGCCGGGTACTTCAAACTCCTTGAACAGAACCTCAACGCCGTCCTGAAAGTAGCGGAAGCGGCGCGGGCCAGAGGCTACGACCCGCGCATGAAGATCGAGATCCCGCTGGCCAACGACCTCGGCGACCGGGTCGAGGCCCTCCTCGGGATCGAGGGGGTGGCCGCGCGGATCCGGGAACTCGAGAAGCAGATGTCCCGTGAGGAGGTCTCGCTCAAGATCGGCGACGACTTCGCCGCGAAGATGTTCGGCGAAGAGACGCGGGAAGAGATCGTCGACCACGCGATCAGGACCTCGATGGGTCTGCTCACCGAGGGCGTGGTGGCGGCGCCGACCGAAGGGATCGCCAAGGTCGGGTTCGGCAAGAACGACGACGGCACCGAATATCTCAAGGTCTATTATGCCGGGCCCATCCGGTCGGCCGGGGGGACGGCGCAGGCGCTCTCGGTCCTGGTCGCCGACTATGTCCGCCAGCAGATCGGGATCGACCGCTACAAACCCAGGACCGAAGAGGTGGAGCGCTACGTCGAGGAACTCAAGCAGTACAACGGCATCCAGTCGATGCAGTATATGCCCAGCGACGACGAGATCCGCCTCATCATCCGGAACTGCCCGGTCTGTATCGACGGCGAACCGACCGAGCGTGAGGAGGTCTCCGGGTATCGCAACCTGGAGCGGGTGGAGACGAACACCGTGCGGGGCGGGATGTGCCTGGTCGTCGCCGAAGGCCTGGCCCTCAAGGCCCCCAAGGTGATGAAGAACGTCAGAAAGATGAAGATGGAAGGCTGGGACTGGCTCCAGCAGATCATCGACGGGGCCTCGAGTTCCAGCGACGACGAGGAAGAGGAAGAGCCCGGCGTCCACCCGAAGGACAAGTATATCCGCGACCTCATCGGCGGCCGACCGGTCTTCTCGTACCCGATGCGCACCGGCGGGTTCAGGCTGCGATACGGCCGCTCCCGGAACACCGGGTTTGCTGCCGCCGGGTTCAACCCGGCCACCCTCCACATCCTCGGCGACTACCTCGCGGTCGGGACGCAGATGAAGACCGAACGTCCGGGCAAGGCGGCCGGGGTGGTGCCGGTCGACAGCATCGAGGGCCCGACGGTCCGCCTGAAGTCGGGCGCGGTGCGGCGGGTCGACGACACCGAGGAGGCGATACGGATCGTCCCGCAGATCGAGAAGATCCTGGACGTCGGCGAGATCCTGATCAGTTACGGCGAGTTCCTGGAGAACAACCACCCCCTCATCCCGCCGACCTATTGCGAGGAGTGGTGGCTCCTGGAAGGCGGTCCCCGCCACCCGGAGAGCGAACTCGAAGCGATCGAGTTCGCCCTCGAAGGCGCCCCGCTCCACCCGGCCTACACCTGGTTCTGGGACGACCTTGCGCCTGACCGCATCCGCTGGCTCGCCGGGTACGTCGCCGCTCACGGCCGGGTCGCGGGCGGGGCGCTCAGGATCGAGGACGGCCCCGAACTCAGGGACGTCCTGGACGTGCTCCTCATTCCCCGCACCGTCGAGGACGGCGAGGTGGTGCTCAAAACCTTCCTGGCCTTCCTCGCCTGCCTGGGGCTCACCCTCACCCTGGAGAAACGCCTGGTCTGGGAGGACGCCCCCGACGGCCCGTCTCTCGACCTCGTATCACACCTCTCCGGCTTTGCCGTCAGGTCGCGGGGCGGGATCAGGATCGGCGGCCGGATGGGCCGGCCAGGCAAGTCCAAACCGCGTGAGATGAAGCCCGCACCCCACGTCCTCTTCCCGGTCGGCGAGGCCGGCGGGGCCAGGCGGTCGGTGCAGGCGGCCAGTTCGTACCGCCCGCGGAGCAACCGGGACGGCGGGACGATCCACGCCGAGGTGGGCGAACGCCGGTGCACCGCCTGCCGCCGGGTCACCTTCAAGAACCGCTGCCCGGTCTGCGGCGGGCACACCGAAGCGGTCTGGCGGTGCCCCAAATGCAACCGCGAGGCCGAAGGCCGGATCTGTCCGGCCTGCGAGGGGAAGACGGTCTGCCTGGAGGAGACGGACCTCCCGATCAAGGAGGAGTACGACGAGGCTCTCAAGGCCCTCCAGATGAACCACAACGCCGTGCAACTGGTCAAGGGTGTCAAGGGCATGATCTCGGCCGAACGGACGGTGGAACCGATCGAGAAGGGTATCCTCCGGGCGCTGCACGGGCTGTACGTCTTCAAGGACGGCACGACCCGCTACGACATGATCGACCTCCCGGTCACCCACTTCCGCCCGCAGGAGGTCGGGGCGAGCGTCGAGCAACTCAGGGCGATCGGCTACACCCACGACTACGACGGCGTCGAACTGACCGGGCCCGACCAGGTGCTCGAACTGCGGTGCCAGGACATCATGGTCTCCGAACTCTGCGGCGAGTGGCTCCTCCGGGTCTCCCGGTTCGTCGACGATCTTCTGGAGCGGTTCTACGGTTTGCCGCGCTTTTACAACGCCGAGAAACCCGCCGACCTCATCGGGCAGATGCTCATCGGCCTCGCCCCGCACACGAGCGCCGGGGTGCTCTGCAGGCTCATCGGGTTCACGAAGGCGCAGGTCGGGTACGCTCACCCCTTCTTCCATGCGGCCAAACGGCGCAACTGCTTCCAGGGCGACACCCTCATCAGGGTGATGGAGGGCGGGCACTGGCGCGAGGTGCCGGTCAGCCAGTTCGTGCTGGAAAACTTCGACCTCGGCCGTCCTGGCCTGGACCAGGCCGGGACCCACTGGTCGGAACCGCGCCGGCGGGCCACGGTGCTCGCCGTCGACTCGCAGGGCAATGTCAGGCCCCGCCGGGTGACGGCGGTCTCGGTCCACCGCGCTCCCGACCACCTCATCAGGTTCGAGACGGCGCGGGGCCGGGCGCTGGAGGTGACGCCCGACCACACGATGCTGGTCTGGGACCTCTGCTATCTCAGGAAGATCATGGCGATGGAGGTGAAGGTCGGCGACCGCGTCCCGGTGATGGAGGGCGGGGGCGTGGTCTCCGACACCGTGACCGGCGTGGACTATCTCAGGTGCCCGGACGAGGCGGTCTACTGCCTGACCGTCGCCGAGGACCACACACTCGCGGCGAACGGGATCTTCTGCGGGCAGTGCGACGGCGACGAGGACTGCGTGATGCTTCTCCTGGACGGGCTGATCAACTTCTCCAGGTCGTTTCTGCCAGAGACGCGGGGTGGGTCGATGGACGCCCCGCTCGTGCTCACCTCCCGCCTCGACCCCAAAGAGGTGGACAAGGAGAGTCTCAACGTCGACGTCGTCGATCACTACCCGCTCGAACTCTACGAGGCGGCGCTCGCCTTCGCCCCGGCGAAGGATCTGGAGAAGGTGATCGATCATGTCGATCTCCGCGTCGGCACGCCAGCGCAGTACGAGGGCTTCCGGTTCACCCACGACACCGCTGACATCTCGGCCGGGCCCCTGGAGTCCACCTACACGATGCTCGGTTCGATGCTCGATAAGATGCAGGCCGAACTCGACCTTGCCGAGATGATCCGGGCGGTGGACCAGGACGACGTGGCCGAGCGGGTGCTGAACACCCACTTCATCCGCGACCTGATGGGCAACCTCCGGGCCTTCGCCTCGCAGACAGTGCGGTGCACAAAGTGCGGTCAGAAGTACCGCCGCATGCCGCTCTCGGGGCGGTGCACGAAGTGCGGCGGCAAGATCCTCCAGACGGTCCACGAGGCCTCAGTGAAGAAGTATCTCACGATGAGCCGCAACCTCTGTGAGCAGTACGCCGTCTCGGAGTACACCAAACAGCGGGTCGAGGTGCTGGACATGGCGATCCTCTCCACCTTCGGCGAGGAGAAGGAGAAGCAACTCGGGCTCGCGGACTTTATGTGA
- a CDS encoding NYN domain-containing protein yields the protein MTGRAAVFIDNGYLSKVSPEGTKIDFEKFSDEACEGRERLRTYFYDCMPYQSDPPTEEEKRRYAQYCKFRDIMEGLPRFQMRFGRLQKGVGETYEQKRVDILLAVDLVRLSWTGQIEYAAVVTGDSDFVPAVEAAKDAGVIVTLFYSKKTAHNELLSAVDERREMDEAFFERIQRD from the coding sequence ATGACCGGGAGGGCGGCCGTATTCATCGACAACGGGTACCTCTCGAAGGTCTCGCCGGAAGGAACCAAGATCGACTTTGAAAAGTTCTCCGACGAAGCCTGCGAGGGAAGAGAGCGGCTGCGCACCTACTTCTACGACTGCATGCCCTACCAGAGCGACCCGCCCACCGAGGAGGAGAAACGCCGCTACGCCCAGTACTGCAAGTTCAGGGACATCATGGAAGGCCTGCCCAGGTTTCAGATGCGGTTCGGACGGCTGCAGAAAGGAGTCGGCGAGACCTATGAGCAGAAGCGGGTGGACATCCTTCTCGCCGTCGACCTGGTGCGGCTCAGCTGGACCGGGCAGATCGAGTATGCGGCGGTCGTCACCGGCGACAGCGATTTTGTCCCGGCCGTCGAGGCAGCGAAGGACGCCGGCGTGATCGTCACCCTCTTTTACTCGAAGAAGACCGCGCACAACGAACTCCTCTCGGCCGTCGACGAGCGGCGCGAGATGGACGAGGCATTTTTCGAGCGGATTCAGCGGGATTAG
- a CDS encoding NAD(P)/FAD-dependent oxidoreductase: MMPIEEEGPRGAILQRDLETYAIVPRTPAGLVSTTDLENIVKVARRYEVPVLKITSGQRMALVGIKKEEVDQIWSELGMTVGEATAPCLHYVQACPGTEVCKYGVQDSLGLGTEVEAVYRDLNLPAKLKVGVSGCPRCCGESYVRDIGVLGTTKGWTVIFGGNSGGRPRIGDVIATDLNRDEVLDLVRRLLEYYQVHGKPGERTHRMVERVGIEAVKDAVLG, encoded by the coding sequence ATGATGCCGATAGAAGAAGAAGGACCGCGGGGGGCGATCCTCCAGCGCGACCTGGAGACCTACGCGATCGTGCCGCGGACACCTGCGGGCCTGGTCTCCACCACCGACCTTGAGAACATCGTAAAAGTGGCGCGCCGGTACGAGGTGCCGGTCCTCAAGATCACCTCGGGCCAGCGGATGGCCCTGGTCGGGATCAAGAAGGAAGAGGTCGATCAGATCTGGTCTGAACTCGGGATGACCGTCGGCGAGGCGACGGCGCCCTGTCTCCACTACGTCCAGGCCTGTCCTGGCACCGAGGTCTGCAAGTACGGCGTGCAGGACTCCCTGGGCCTGGGCACCGAGGTGGAGGCGGTTTACCGCGACCTCAACCTCCCGGCCAAACTGAAGGTCGGGGTCTCGGGGTGCCCGCGCTGTTGCGGCGAGAGTTATGTGCGCGACATCGGCGTGCTCGGGACGACGAAAGGGTGGACCGTCATCTTCGGCGGGAACTCGGGCGGCCGCCCGCGGATCGGCGACGTCATCGCCACAGACCTCAACCGCGACGAGGTCCTGGACCTGGTGCGCCGGCTGCTCGAATATTATCAGGTCCACGGCAAACCCGGCGAGCGCACACACCGGATGGTGGAGCGGGTCGGGATCGAGGCGGTGAAAGACGCCGTCCTCGGTTAA
- a CDS encoding MerR family transcriptional regulator: MTVEQIPIGRFSRIVHLTQKALRLYDQKGLLVPEAKDPITGYRNYTIRQLEAAVRVRTLASLGFSLEEMKAVLDGEANDGMVGRRLAAVRQEVAHLARIEEVLSARTSLEELFAMSLSEPVVKEIPELRVISKREKGTYEDVCHRVIEELMAAVYSPENQRNGVRIVGPVMMLCYDEEYRETDADLELAVPVAGRVSVGEGVEVKVLPAVEVVSVLYTGPYYNLTSAYRKIQEYAAAAGLGLRGPDRELFYNSPHEVSPEELRTEVQYPVVRAA; the protein is encoded by the coding sequence ATGACCGTCGAACAGATCCCCATCGGAAGGTTCTCCAGGATCGTGCACCTCACCCAGAAGGCCCTCCGCCTCTATGACCAGAAGGGCCTGCTGGTGCCTGAGGCGAAAGACCCGATCACTGGCTACCGCAACTACACGATCAGGCAACTCGAGGCGGCGGTGCGGGTCAGGACCCTGGCGAGCCTCGGGTTCTCGCTCGAAGAGATGAAGGCCGTCCTGGACGGGGAGGCCAACGACGGGATGGTGGGGAGGCGCCTGGCTGCCGTGCGGCAGGAGGTGGCGCATCTCGCCAGGATCGAGGAGGTCCTGTCTGCCAGGACTTCCCTTGAGGAGTTGTTTGCTATGTCGCTGTCAGAACCAGTTGTCAAGGAGATCCCTGAACTCCGGGTGATCAGCAAGAGAGAGAAAGGAACCTACGAGGACGTCTGCCACCGGGTCATCGAGGAGTTGATGGCCGCGGTGTACAGTCCGGAAAACCAGCGGAACGGCGTGCGGATCGTCGGGCCGGTGATGATGCTCTGTTACGACGAGGAGTACCGGGAGACCGACGCCGACCTCGAACTCGCGGTCCCGGTCGCCGGCCGGGTGAGCGTCGGCGAGGGGGTAGAGGTGAAGGTTCTCCCGGCCGTGGAGGTTGTCTCGGTCCTGTATACCGGGCCGTATTACAATCTCACCTCTGCCTACAGGAAGATCCAGGAGTACGCCGCGGCCGCCGGCCTCGGCCTCCGGGGCCCGGACCGGGAACTCTTCTACAACAGTCCGCACGAGGTCTCGCCCGAGGAACTGAGGACCGAGGTGCAGTACCCGGTCGTGCGGGCCGCGTGA
- a CDS encoding GNAT family N-acetyltransferase yields MHEEQVHLRRGVATDAAVIAEYNIAMALETEAKILDPATVRRGVEAVIADPAKGFYLLAETDGLVVGQAMVTFEWSDWRDGLFWWVQSVYVHPDARRQGVFARLFGALEAEGRRRPEVVGLRLYVDQENLAAQKTYRRLGMAVSNYALMEREFEE; encoded by the coding sequence ATGCACGAGGAGCAGGTGCACCTCCGCCGGGGGGTCGCGACCGACGCTGCGGTGATCGCGGAGTACAATATTGCCATGGCGCTGGAGACCGAAGCGAAAATCCTCGACCCGGCGACGGTTCGTCGAGGTGTCGAGGCGGTGATCGCCGACCCGGCGAAGGGCTTCTATCTTCTCGCCGAGACGGACGGTCTGGTCGTCGGGCAGGCGATGGTCACCTTCGAGTGGAGCGACTGGCGCGACGGGCTATTCTGGTGGGTTCAGAGTGTCTATGTCCACCCGGACGCCCGGCGGCAGGGGGTCTTCGCCCGTCTCTTCGGTGCCCTCGAGGCCGAGGGCCGGCGCCGGCCCGAGGTGGTGGGGCTGCGGCTGTACGTCGATCAGGAGAACCTGGCCGCCCAGAAGACGTACCGACGGTTGGGGATGGCGGTGTCGAATTATGCTCTTATGGAACGGGAGTTCGAGGAGTGA
- a CDS encoding cupin domain-containing protein, translating into MSDEVRAELKGKVLRLKDLIEYQDGTVASRMIVNRPVGTITLFSFDEDEGLSEHTAPYDAVVTILDGECEVWLAGETHQMKEGETIIFPANAPHALSAVTRFKMMLTMVRE; encoded by the coding sequence ATGAGCGACGAGGTACGTGCTGAACTGAAGGGGAAGGTGCTCCGCCTGAAAGATCTCATCGAGTACCAGGACGGGACGGTGGCGAGCAGGATGATCGTCAACCGGCCGGTGGGGACGATCACCCTCTTCTCCTTCGACGAGGACGAGGGGCTTTCCGAGCACACGGCGCCGTACGATGCGGTGGTGACGATTCTCGACGGGGAGTGCGAGGTCTGGCTCGCGGGCGAGACCCACCAGATGAAGGAGGGCGAGACGATCATCTTCCCGGCAAACGCTCCCCATGCCCTCTCGGCGGTGACGCGCTTCAAGATGATGCTGACGATGGTCCGGGAGTGA
- a CDS encoding NAC family transcription factor, producing the protein MPDEGKYCTICGGAVPAGPEIRKVLVDGKATGIDRLDRILEDVIALGLEREDEIRAALLERVKAFNYVPTKKADAYAGALMAEYRAALAARR; encoded by the coding sequence GTGCCCGACGAAGGTAAATACTGCACCATCTGCGGCGGCGCCGTGCCGGCGGGTCCGGAGATCAGGAAGGTCCTGGTCGATGGGAAGGCGACCGGGATCGACCGTCTCGACCGGATCCTCGAGGACGTGATCGCCCTCGGCCTTGAGCGCGAGGACGAGATCAGGGCGGCGCTCCTGGAGCGGGTGAAGGCCTTCAACTATGTCCCGACAAAGAAGGCCGACGCCTACGCGGGGGCGTTGATGGCGGAGTACCGGGCCGCACTGGCCGCCCGGAGGTGA